DNA sequence from the Hemibagrus wyckioides isolate EC202008001 linkage group LG20, SWU_Hwy_1.0, whole genome shotgun sequence genome:
CTTGaatattctctctttctttctctgtctctctccatctccgaCCAGTCAGTTTGAAGAATgtatgcatttttctttttgcataATGGATTTCCGTTGTTATAGTGTCGCTTACGTCAATCATGGATTAGACTTGAGGATAATTCATGAGACACTGTACATCCCTGTTAGACTCTCCCtgtccccatctctctctctctccttatgcCTATCTACCTCTATTTATGTTTCCTTCATTCTCTCcatcctccctctttctctgtctgccccCTCATCCAAATCTCGCTCACGTATGGTTGCGTAAGGGAGAGTGAGGAGCGTCGCACAACCGCTTGTCTGtctggaaagaaaagagagagagagagagagagagagagagagagagcgcagacTCAGTGAAAGCCCTCACATCTCCACTGTTACTGTGCAGGAGACCACACTTAAACCAGCTCTTATCCACACTcgcaccttctcatcttcagaAATATTTTCTCCTGTGGATAGCTGATCTTCATCTCCATCCTTTATAAAGGAGGACCACCGTCAGGTCATCTTCTCTTCATCTGATCCTGAGCTTTTTTGGAGGATGTAGAAACACGTTTTCGGGGGGGTATTTTTGAGCTTCGGTATCCACCTGGATCACCTGAACCTGGCGCGtgccttctctctttctttccttctttctttaaaatctttacagcactgattgattgattttcattttcttcacatagagagaaaaaaaatagcaaatgtTTAACCGGAAAATTGCACATGCACATTGCATGAGACCGGAGCATGCAAGTGTAGctgtttaaaaagatttttaatttctctctctctctctcagacacaaaaaaacaacaacaaaaaaacaaacaaacagaaacaacaatgACATTTGGTTAATACCGACGGCAGCtgcgatttattttattttatttttttgcaccgGTATCGCGTTAACAGCTGCATCCCGTACCGACTCGGAGGAAAAGGGTAGAGGAGCGTGAAAAGGTGggtgacagagaaagagagaggagagagattgaaagagagagagacaatggcCGCGATCGCGAGCTCCCTGATCCGCCAGAAGCGCCAGGCGCGCGAGTCAAACAGCGACCGGGTTTCGGCGTCCAAGCGGCGCGCGAGCCCCAGCAAAGACCCGCGCTCCCTGTGCGAGCGCCATTTCCTCGGCGTCTTCGGTAAAGTGCGCTGCTGCAGCGGCAAGAAAAGACCCGTGCGCCGGCGACCAGGTCGGTCTTCGGTGTTATTTATATGATGCATTTTTGGTTATGCGAAAGAGAAGAACAAGGTcggggtgaaaaaaaaagatccaccTGTTTAGGAAATCACGTGTTGCGTATTTCCAGCACGAGATCCACAAACGCACGTGCtagtacaaaaaaatatatatatgcatgctTTACTGATGCAAAAATAGATAGGACAGGTTTATCTGTATTGGATGCAATAAATGCACAGATTTGTGTCTTATTAATGATCACTTCTTCTAATAATGCATTTGTAATATTGGTGTTGAATCATTACTGCATTATAATTGAAAAACATACATTTGTGCATGGAtgcaatattattataaatatatgtatatatatatatattttaaatatacagtaatgCATTGTACGTTATGTCTCGATGCAATAGATCCCATCTGCTGGATCTCTGAGGAAGCTGTGCATGCGTCGCCTGCCCTCTTTGTGCTCTTTTGTAAATCCCATGCAAAAAGCCGCCACATAAAGTTTGCACAGATGCTGTTTTAAATAGTGCAACAGTGCTATTTTGAAAACAGCCAGGCAGAGTGGCACCGCAGTGCACCAAGGCTCCCTTAGATGAAACGTTTTAATGGTAAATGTttatcacagagagagagagagagagagagagagagagagcgacagagcgCCTTACTGCAGTGTGGGGAGGGATTCTGCGATCAGTTGCATCGATGAGCATGGTCTCATGGTCTCATGGTCTCACTGCCCACCGAGCCACGCcatcgtcttttttttttctttgcacagggaaaaaataaatggcaCGATGCATGTAAAGGTGCGGCGGTGGGAAAGGGGAGGGAAGAAACGTACCGGTTGTCTTCGCCTTCCTCAAATATCAATTACATCTTATTATGTACCACAACTTAAgctgtgcagagagagagagagagagagagagaggcagaactACCTCTACCTACCCCAAAACTCAACACATATTGCAGGTTGCATTTtttattaagaaagaaaagaacagctGTTGCTGGAGattctctgtgtaaaaaaatgCAATGTTGTTTTTCCTTCTCCCTGTAAGATGCGCCCTCGAAACCTCCACAGGTGTCCCGTAAGGGCATCAGGCTAGGTCAGTACCTCAGCCTCCATCAGTGTGCTTTGTCTTTCTGGTCACCACTTCATTTCGAGCTCATGTCGTTGTCGATCCTTTTTTTGCGCTGGGGAGGGAGGGGGCTAGCGCTTGTCTTATAACGAATCCAGCTGTCTGGTCGAgtgtttttattccttcctCTCGTCCCTGTCCgtgtccctgtctgtctctcagtttcTTGCTCCTTGTTTGTCTGGACCTCGTCCTCGTCTCCTTCtcccgctttttttttttttacaacctctcccctctctcctccctccctccactcttatttatgtatttatttatttatttatttgttcgaAAGTCGACTGTTCCCCCTTTTTCCTCCATCTTTTCTGTGTGCCACTTCTCCttcgttatttatttattttcgttTGGTTTCATTCGCCCTCTGGTTCTGGTATGTTCTGTCCTGCATTTCCGTAACGTCATCTTTTTTGTAAAGAGTATCTCGCCGTAAGGGCTTCCCAGTGGGGAATGTGCCGTGTGCTGAtgttgtcatgttttttggTGACTTCAGTAGTGCAGGTGATCATTCGCCATTTCATAATCATAACACCATCTGTCACCATGTTGTACCCGAATATAAGTGTCTGTTCATGCAATAGGGCTCTATTAAATATTAAGACATGATGCACAGTTCACACATGCCACAAAACCATAGATTAGAatcactcacatgcacacaaacacaaacaccccaAAGACTGTCACTCTGTCCTCAGGTTAGGGTCATTTCCTCAGAGGTGCCTTTTATTTATGGAATAGTGGTTTCATTGCCACTCCTGATGGGCTCATTGAAGTGATTGATAgccctttccacctgttccaaCACGTCTCCGTCTCCACCGGATAGATGGAGTCAGTGATGAATGGCtgagctgaattttttttttctcctcctcaaaTTCCTCTGATCTTGACCATCCTCTAAGGCGATGAGACTTCTCCGTCTTCATGCCTGCCGAGTCACTCCCATGATACCTTTCACTCCTCACAAACCCCTTTCACTCCCCGGCTCAACCATTTTAATCACACCTCCCAGTCATCTCCATCAGGAAACACCAAGTTGTTGCAGCTGGTGTTCTCCTAGTATCCTTAACCAATGACAAACAAGGCCCTGATTAGGGAATACCCAGAGAAATACAACGATATTCCCGTATTTAGTCACGGAAAGCAAGCCCGCACACTTCAAACTCTCCTTTTCACATAAACCGTGATGTGATGTGCATTTTAGCCGAGTCTGACGTTAAACATTGCTTTGTCTCGGGGTGCGTCTCTTTTATTTTGTCTCTACAGAGCCGCAGCTGAAAGGGATTGTGACCCGGCTGTTCAGCCAGCAGGGCTTCTACCTGCAGATGCAGCCGGACGGAACCATTGATGGAAGCAAGGACGAGAACAGCGACTACAGTGAGTACAACCTTTCTCGGGTATCAGTCACATCTGGGTGCACCAGTAGGATCCTTTGATACACATTTAAACTTGGAGTTCTAGGAACCAATTGGTTCATCAAATGTCAATTGTTTTATGCTAATAACCTGatctacaaatataaatataatgtttaaattTTTGACTATCAGAGTATTATCTCTTAACAAATCTATTAAGGAGATCAAATATTTTCATCCCAAACACCTTTGGTAGAgaaacagtggaacctcggtataCGAATGTCCTCCCTTccgaattttcgccttaagaatgaAAAtgttgcaagaaatttgcatctgcCTACTAAGCATTTTAGGCATACAAATGAAGCGAACCGAACCGGACGTTGCGCATACGTccaggagccattcaaaacatgttagtgttagtgaaaGGTCAAGCAAAGCCAACTGAAGCGAGTTTACAAAGTTTTcacgaattttttttttagtcagcgaaagctgtttggaaagagtcagcccacgataccaacgttgccttcggcatgcattcaaaagctaggtgattttccgggcatttttttgttgacagattggtggtgtgggcggtctgttctatttttagcccaagcttggtggcacgacttcctgtgaggagccttgacgtGGAATGCTTGGCTGGGGTCAGtactttgtaagcagccatacagtttacatacgcttcatattgggaatattgctcatatttttgtgtggctggaacagattatctgcattacattacattatttcttatgagaaaattcgtttcacaatacaaattaaGAACTTGCCCCCAGAACGAATTAAAATTCCTATTCCGAGGTTCTGCTGTAGTAGATAAAGTCTAAACACCAAATTGTCCATGGACAGATGACAGATCATTTTTTCTTCTAGTTTGGATGAATGATACTGAATGAACTTTTTCTGTTTGGGTTTTTGGAGGAAATACAGCATGAACCAAGGAGAACGTTATTCAGTTGAAACTCTTTCTTCACTATTAATAAATTAGATATTTAGTTGTCACATTTTATATCACAACTAGCTGGTTTGTAGTCGTCTGGTTTTAAGTTCCAGCTGTGTACAACTGTATAAGTTGTAGATTAATTAGAAGATAATAGCTATGAGATTAGGGAGTTGTTGAGTGCTTGTCTTTGATTGGAGAGTTAGTAAATGTGAAAGCAGGTAAGTTGAACATGAAGCATGCTGTGTGCAATTTTCCATTATATACTGAGTTGAGTGGAAAAAACAGACTCGATGAAAGTATTCACTCAACTCTCCATTCTGAAAGATGAGTCATTCTTTCTCCGAGGACTCTCACCTCAAAGAGCCTCAAAGAGGGCGATACAGACATGCACAAAGCGACCATTTCCTCATGGAAGCATCCTCTAAGGAAGTACCATATGGCAGAAATAGATGGAGAGCGTTAAAAAATGGGTCTTTTGGGATGTTATTTGGAAGAGAAAAACCTGCCTATATGTTAGACATGGTTCTTCTAATGAAGAGCAGACTATTAATCTTAGTTACAACAGTAAGAGGATGTGGATTCCCTCAGGAACGCAGAGAAGGCACAACCTTCACAGCGAGAACATTGGGACTGTTGAGGATTCATCTCCGTCTCTGTTGCTATTTCAAAGCAGCCTTCCCTCTATGGGACCAGAACGACAACAAATGAACAGTACTTTCACCCAAGCAATCTCTGCTGCTCTGGTGCAAAGTAGAGCGTGACACTGCAGGGGCCATAGTGGTTTGgaggttagcatgtttgcctagTTCAAGGCTTTGCTCCAGGTaaccattgcagggcacaatcacaccaTCCACAGACAATTTAAAGAGGCCAATTAGGCTATAACACATGACTtaggactggggaggaaaccagagttcCCAGAGGAAAGCCTTAAATCACAGGGAGAACATAGAAACTCTGCAGGGCATACAtgggaattgaacccccaaccctggaggtgctaaccactaaactacagcTTCAGTatcttaaaaaatgaaaaacactaTAAAATGGGTGAGAAAATGGTTGAAATTTAGATGGTGGTCGAATCTGAAAGATatatctttaattatttattggttAAATTTGTTGAGGAACCTATTGGATCAATAGATAACAAAAAGAAGGAATGAGCTGACAAGTGAAGATATATGAAGCTTGTCCTACAGGGAAATGGTGGTGGAATATCCTCCGACTATTCTTTAGATCTCCTGAACCGTGAACCTTCACCTGTCAGACAGTCGCATAGCTAGGAGAGAAAAGTAAATAATTCATCCAGCAAAACCCAAAAATATCCCAACCCATTTGTACTATGAATAATTCTAATACAAGGAGCCTTGCTGTAGAGCGTAAGAGAACGAGGCAGGCAGAATCAAATCTGGACAAACTTGGCCATTCATGGCCAAGGAGCAATGTTGACCGTCGAAATGGATAAGCAGAGCTATAGATTACTTCCACCTTGAAATGATTGACCTCTTGAACCCTtgattgtgatgatgagaaAAGTAATGAATTTTCAAATGGCCTTTCTGTCAGAGCAGTCAGCAGTTCAGGGGCAGCAATGCGTTCTGCATACTATATGTGCAATGCCCTTCTTGGCATTGCTGGCACTTTAAATGAAAATCAGATCTTGAAAGCAAATCATTGTCTAAATAACACTGAAAGAAACTAAATTGTTTAATGCAAGGGCAGAATTTTCGGGGGACTCTCCCTAAAACATGCATTCTGGTTTCAATCGGCTGCCCTGATTGGGTTATTTGCATTGCCTGTTAGCATGAGACAAGACCTTAGCTTGTATGTTCACGAAAACAAATGCGGAATCGGGCAAAACAGAGAGATTTAGCCAATTAGTGTCATGTAGAGAGAGAGGATGCATAATAACTCTGGTTAAGAAACAGTGTCAACAACCATCGAAAAATGAAGCTTTATTATATAAAGCCGTCTATGGTGACTCATATGGTAGCAAACTATGGCTTTTTAACAAGTCTAGAGCTAATGATTCTGGGAGACTAATGTGTAATAAGAATGAAGCAAAAAGAAAACCTAATAAAaggctcagagagagagagaaaaatggagagGATAATCCAACAGCTTGAGTCATTCCAGAGTTGTTCATTAGGACAATACAAAGGTGATGACCTTTGTATTTGTAAAGCATGACTTCGCAACTACCGTGTAGAATGCATTTACATGATTGAGGAAATAAACCATGTGTGATGGAATTAAATTAGTACTCATTACATGGTGACCCCAGTTGGTGGTCCATTTTGGTCTTCCGAGTGGTGCAGCAGAACAGCATTAGCTTTGTCACTGGAAGGAGCAGAGTTTGGCTCCTTAGGACATCCTAGCCACCTCTAACCAGGAgtccaagaaagaaaaattcttTGTTTTGTCTGAAAGAGAGACTGACAATCCTGGATGTCATGTATGCAGGTTGAAAGAAGGCACTGCCTGGCTAATATCTCTCAAAGGAAGAATATGCTAGCCTCCATCCTTCCTGATTTACTGGGATATGATTGGAGAAAGCTATCTAGGTGGGTCATTCCTCCACCGCCCAGACTCTTGTAGAGAGGGTCAGAAGTGTCAGGAGTCAGGAAGGTCAGCAATAAACACAACCAAATAAAGCACACTACATAGGGTTTCTGATTTGACAGGAAACATGATtgacagggagaaagagacacCTTCTTGGCTAGATTTATTGAATGTTGGTGGTCCAGATCAATCTATATTCCTTATACACAGATCCCAGTGATACCTCTAACCAGACCCAGGGGATATTTAACAGTTTGACAGAATTGCTATAGATTAGGCAAATATTAGAAATTGTGCTTACCACTGTTTGTGTCTGATTCAGCCCAGgcagaaaatgtaataaaaaaacaccCTATAGCTGTTACTAAATGCTCCACAATCTGCCTTTGATGCCAGCAATTCAGTGACCTTGACTGCCCTGCTAATGGAACTGTAGAGGTTTGCGGTCATTAATCACGACTAATATAAGTTTCGCCTGGTCCCCAGCCAAGTCTGCTTTGCTGATTGTGAGTCTGGACAGGACGGATAAGATCCAGCAGGGAGGCAAAGTTTGAGGATGGACTGTCTCTTTGAAGAGGCGAGGCAGCTGCCACCAgctattttattctttttttacttgAGAGCTGTCTTACTAACAGATTTGTCAGAATAAATTACGGTTATCCCATCCTGAGTTGAGACCGTTTCCCAGTGTATGGGATCGTCTGAAGCTGAGCCGAGTTAAATATCTGTACTGAGGAGGTTTTTTCTTTCCCAAAATATCATCAGAAAGCTGCAGATTTATGGGATGGTGTCCTAACCCAATTTGACAAGCGTAGATTGTGTTTCTCAGCACTAATTACAAAAACCTGAGAAGTAACCAATCTTCAATTTAAGGGTAATGCTTTCCACCAtgatagcttttttttttaatcaaggcaTATACAGTGCATGCGGAATTTTCCAGAAGCCCTCCTGCATGGACTTACCTGCTGATGCCCTTGTCGCTGCAGAGCAATTGAGCTGCACTGAGCATCCTTCCATCATTAAGTGCAGATTCTCCTTTAGAAAATCACCTTGGACTAAAAAAGTAGAGAACTTCTGAAGGATAAAAACTGTCTTGTCAGAGTCGAGACTCTCAAATAGGTGCTGGTTTGTGAGTTTACTTCCCAAAGAGAATAATAATTTAACTGCTAATCTGTACACAAGGGTGGCATAATGCCTTATTTGTAAATCCCTTTGGATTAAACAATGGCTTTGGATTTAAAGGTGAAAGGATTTGTATTAAAGAATCACTCCTGATTTTGATTTATTGTCCATGTTTTGCTGGTtctcctcagggttctccagttttgtctttatcccaaaaacatgctggtggaTTAGCTGCGCAAAATTCCCCATAGCTGTGCatgatgccctgtgatggactggtgtcatGTCCAGAGTGTATTTCTGGTTTGTGCCCAATATTCTTGGGATAAACTTTAGAtcatgaagatgaatgaaggaatgaacacagtgaggaaggaaagaagacaggaaggaagagaggcagaagggaaggaaggaaggaagaaaagaaaggaggaaagaaggaaggaagggtgaaaggaaggaaggaagacaggaaggaatTCAGGTACAAAGGGAAGAATCAGGgcaggacagaaggaaggaggcagggaatgaaagaaagtaggaagaaaggaagggaggaaggatgaaaagaaggaaagaaagcagGAAGGGAAAATGGGAGGATGAATGGAAAGAtaaaagacaggaaggaaggggGGCAGAAATGTAAGAATGAGGggaggacagaaggaaggaaagaaggaacgaaagcaggaaggaaagaagggtggaaggaatgaaggaaggaagaccaAGGCAGAAAGGCAAGAAGAATTAgtgtaggaaggaaggaaggaaggaaggaaggaaggaaggatggaagggaaggagagagaatggaaggaaggaagacaggaaaGAATTCAGGTACAAAGGGAAGAATCAGGGCATGGCAGAAGGAAGGAGGCAGGGAATGAAAGAAAgttgaaagaaaggaaaggaggaaTGATGCAAGGAAGgtaggaaagaaggaaggaatggaggCAGAAAGGGAAGAATAAAGGCAGGAAAGAAAGGAGGATAGAGGGAAGTAAAGAAAGCAGGAAGGGAAAAAGGGAGGATGAAAGGAAAGataaaagacagaaaggaagggAGGCAGAAATGAAAGAATGAGGGAAGGtcagaagaaaggaaagaaggaaggaaagcaggaaggaaagaagggtggaaggaatgaaggaaggaaatcCAAGGCAGAAAGGCAAGAAGAGTGAgtgtaggaaggaaggaaggatggaaggaacgCAGAATAaaggagtatgtgtgtttgaaaatCTTGCTTAAAACCCTGCTTTAGTCATTTCATATAAAACATTAATGTTCGGGTTAGAGCGTGAGAAACGCTTCACACTCATCACTTTTCTTAAGACTTAATCCATCTGACCACACAAGACAAAAGGTATGAACTCTGACCACGCCCCTCACCCTAATCTGGAGTTCTCATGAGTTTAATATCAGAGAAAACGAATCTGTCACTAAAACTCCAGTGATGATGTTTTCTTTGACTGAGCTAACtccattttaataaaatctttCTTGCTGGGAGTTATTGATGTGTTTTGAGGATATAATATCCTGTTAAGGCCAATTTATGTCCTGATCCAACAGAAATGGATCGCTATCAGATGAGATTGAATCACCTCGGGGGGACAAGTGCAAGTTGGCACTCATTCAGGGCGACTTATCTGATCCAGCAATAACTTATCACAGCTTCCCAACTTCCCAAGATAAAtgtttgtatcagtgttgtATTAGAACTTGCTGAGTCAGCCGTgtgtcatttcattttatttccaggaACTCCATCTAGCACTTAATTATCTAATGTCCCACCTGCTGTTTGCGTTTCTAGCCCTTTTTAACCTCATCCCGGTCGGACTAAGGGTGGTAGCCATCCAGGGCGTGAAGGCTGGCTTCTACATTGGCATGAATGGAGAAGGCTTCCTCTACAGCTCGGTGAGTGTTGCTCCTTCTCCTTGGTCCACCTGCATGTGAATTATTTATAAGCTTGTAAGTCTACAGCACCTGATTATTCATCCGATGAGTGCGCATCCTCGCTAACCTCCCCTTCCCTGCATTCATTCCTTTGCTATTAGCATACCCAGAATCTCATTAGCATAAGCGAAGTTTATATATAATCCTACACTGGTGCGTCACGGTTAGGTCAGTGTCCTTTAGGTCAGTGTCCTCTGGTTCTGGATTAAAGGTGAAAGGATTTGTATTAGAGAATCACCCCTGATTTTGATTTGCTGGTtctcctcagggttctccagtttcctctttatcccaaaaacatgctggattAGCTGTGCAGAATTCCCCATAGCTGTGCatgatgccctgtgatggactggtgtcatGTCCAGAGTGTATTCCTGCTTTGTGCCCAATATTCTTGGGATGAgttgaatgaaaaaatgaacaaagtgaggaaagaaagaagacaagaAGAAATGGAGGCAGAAAGGGACAAAttagggaaggaaggaaggaaggaaggaagtgaggaaggaaaaagaagaaggaatgaaggaaggcaGAAAGGAAAGAATAACAGAAGAAAGGATGGGAacgaggaaggaaggaaggaaggaaggaaggaatggaggCAGAATGGGAAGAATGAGGGCTGGAAGGAAGGATAGAGGGACAGAAAAaaagcaggaaggaaggaagtatggAATGGAGGATAGAAAGcaggaaggaaataaataaataaataaggaaggaaggattaaAGGAAGGAAAACAGGAAGGAATAGAGGcttaaagaaagaaggaaggaagaataag
Encoded proteins:
- the fgf12a gene encoding fibroblast growth factor 12a isoform X1 produces the protein MAAIASSLIRQKRQARESNSDRVSASKRRASPSKDPRSLCERHFLGVFGKVRCCSGKKRPVRRRPDAPSKPPQVSRKGIRLEPQLKGIVTRLFSQQGFYLQMQPDGTIDGSKDENSDYTLFNLIPVGLRVVAIQGVKAGFYIGMNGEGFLYSSEMFTPECKFKESVFENYYVIYSSTMYRQQESGRAWFLGLTKDGQVMKGNRVKKTKPSSHFLPRPIEVCMYREPSLHEIEEKHRSRKSSGTPAMNGGKAVNQNST
- the fgf12a gene encoding fibroblast growth factor 12a isoform X2 yields the protein MAAIASSLIRQKRQARESNSDRVSASKRRASPSKDPRSLCERHFLGVFGKVRCCSGKKRPVRRRPEPQLKGIVTRLFSQQGFYLQMQPDGTIDGSKDENSDYTLFNLIPVGLRVVAIQGVKAGFYIGMNGEGFLYSSEMFTPECKFKESVFENYYVIYSSTMYRQQESGRAWFLGLTKDGQVMKGNRVKKTKPSSHFLPRPIEVCMYREPSLHEIEEKHRSRKSSGTPAMNGGKAVNQNST